In Salvelinus sp. IW2-2015 unplaced genomic scaffold, ASM291031v2 Un_scaffold2639, whole genome shotgun sequence, the genomic stretch TGAACCAATCAAATTGCGATACTAGGTGTAAGTGCCCGCCCATTTAGGGTTCTTCCAAGTASCTGGACCAATCAACGAACGCCTCGGTGTATTCAGCCATTTTGTATGAAAATCAAGGAAATCTGCCGCCGCTCCAGAGACCTGTGGATTATATCGAARGATGGAAGGGTGAGTGGAAAATATGTAGTTTCATGTCGAAAAGAAACGGAAATAATCTAACCGTAGttggacttttttttaaattaatttttataTACAGCCATGTTGTTATGCAATCTGTTTACTATATTTGTGTTTTCTAGTAGTTTAACGTTTAGTTTGAGACGAGATGATGCGTGAGACTTTCAAAcaaggctagctagttagcattgtctGCGCGTGAGCGTGTCCGGAAGAGATGCGAACTAGTTGAAGTTAAGACTTAATAagggttgtttaaaaaaaactacgTATTATACtgcaaataacaataaaaacgctAGTTGCAGATTTTTTTCATGTAGACGAAAATAACCACCTTTTAAAGTATTGCCAAATGTAGTTAAAAAAAACGCCCATCTTGAATCAACGTGTCTTTGTAGCTAGTTTCCGCATTCCATATGTGCGCTCGTGTTTGTGGAAGGCGAATGMTGTGTGTTCAGGATTAGGTTGAATTGTCGAATAACTCTATGGTTATTAGCTGGTCAGGGGACATTACAATTCAACGAAGTGTACTAACGCAACTTTTCATGAGTCAATTCAGTTTCTAGTTTACTATGAACTTCATAAAGTTAGTAACTAAACTTCCTCTTTCGTCCTGCATTTCCTCGCCTCCGCTCTTTCCCCCCTTTGTCTCAACAGACACAAGTTAGATGCTGATCTGTATCCTATGGGACCTGGCTACGTCACAGACATAGAGTAAGTCTGCTGATAGGTTTTACATTTACAATCaatctaaaatgtaatgtaaaatgttgatTGAGTGATTTACTGATTTGCTGATTGGTTGATGTTTTAGGAAAATGCATCCTGCCCTCTTTGGAGTAACTCAAATGAGTaaccctccttttctctctctccccagtgtcTCAGTGGGTACCAAGGTAGGCATCTTTTCATTCACAATTTAACTCCTTGTTTTTTCTCCCTGTCTTTACCCCTGTGTTCTGTGCTAAAACGTTGGttaaagtctctctctcctctctggctgtgtctcTGAGTGCTGTTAGAATGAGTGTCTTCTcattgtctctctgtcccagtcaGTTTTCTAGCCTGGCTGTAACAGTAGCTGTATtgtagagagatggagtgaggctGCTGGGCCACTCCAGACATGAGCACCATTGACTGACTGACACAGAGCAGTTTCATTAACTGTAGTCTGTATGAGCAAGACCATCTGTCTGACAGACTGCTCTCCTCTCCAGCCATAACTCTGTTAATACATTTACCCGGGTCGTATTTGTTGGTGCACGTAGCAAAAccttttgcaacagaaaatggaAACAAGTTTGTTATTGAGCYTGTWKAGGGTTTTCTTCGGTTGGTGCGGGTTTTCTTCGGTTGGTGCTTAGTGAATACAACCCAGCtaggcctgtctctgtctccatgatGTATGTGGTTATGATCATTGTGAATGTTTCTTTCTCTTCCAGAGGGGATCCGATGAACTCTTCTCCTCCTACATCATgaccccaggtgtgtgtgtgtgtagctgatgGTTAATCAGAATGTTCTATGTTGTTCTCTAGTAGCTAATGGTACTGTATCTGTTAATCAGAATGTTCTATGTTGTTCTCTAACAAGACACATTACCATTAGCTACTAGAGAACAGCATAGAACATTCTGATTAACAGACACTACCATTAGCTACTAATCAGAATGTTCTGTTGTTCTCTAGTAGCTAATGGTAATGTGTCTGGTAATCAGAATGTTCGGTGCTGTTCCCTAGTAGTTAATGGTGCTAAGAGTAAGAAGTTAAATTAAAAAGTTGTCTGTTTGTAGCAAACGGTAATGACAGTAAGAAGTTCAAAGGTGAGATGCGGAGCCCCAGCGCTCCATCGCGTGTCATCCACCTGCGCCAGCTGCCTGGGGACATCCAGGATTCTGAGGTCATCAGCATGGGAATGCCCTTTGGGAAGGTCACCAACCTTCTGATGATGAAGGGAAAGAACCAGGTACGTGCGCACACTACAGATCCTCTACCCTAAAGGTGTTCACACACTCACTACAAATACTCTACCCTAAAGGTGTTCACACACTCACTACAGATCCTCTACCCTAaaggtgttcacacacacactacagatccTCTACCCTAAAGGTGTTCACACACTCACTACAGATCCTCTACCCTAAAGGTGTTCACACACTCACTACAGATCCTCTACCCTAAaggggttcacacacacactacNNNNNNNNNNNNNNNNNNNNNNNNNNNNNNNNNNNNNNNNNNNNNNNNNNNNNNNNNNNNNNNNNNNNNNNNNNNNNNNNNNNNNNNNNNNNNNNNNNNNNNNNNNNNNNNNNNNNNNNNNNNNNNNNNNNNNNNNNNNNNNNNNNNNNNNNNNNNNNNNNNNNNNNNNNNNNNNNNNNNNNNNNNNNNNNNNNNNNNNNNNNNNNNNNNNNNNNNNNNNNNNNNNNNNNNNNNNNNNNNNNNNNNNNNNNNNNNNNNNNNNNNNNNNNNNNNNNNNNNNNNNNNNNNNNNNNNNNNNNNNNNNNNNNNNNNNNNNNNNNNNNNNNNNNNNNNNNNNNNNNNNNNNNNNNNNNNNNNNNNNNNNNNNNNNNNNNNNNNNNNNNNNNNNNNNNNNNNNNNNNNNNNNNNNNNNNNNNNNNNNNNNNNNNNNNNNNNNNNNNNNNNNNNNNNNNNNNNNNNNNNNNNNNNNNNNNNNNNNNNNNNNNNNNNNNNNNNNNNNNNNNNNNNNNNNNNNNNNNNNNNNNNNNNNNNNTACCCTAAAGGTGTTCTCACACTCACTACAGGTCCTCTACCCTAAAGGTGTTCTCACACTCACTACAGATCCTCTACCCTAAAGGCGTTCACACGCGTGCTACAGATCCTCTACCCTAAAGGTGTTCACACTCAGGCACACATATACGGTGTCCACACACACCTTCCCCGGCTgatcttatgtgtgtgtgtaggcgttCCTGGAGATGAACACTGTGGACCAGGCTCAGACCATGGTGAACTACTACGCTACGGTAACCCCCCTCATCAGACAGCAGCCTGTATTCATGCAGTACAGCAACCACAAGGAACTCAAGACCGACAACTCACCTAACCAAGTGGTAAGAGGACACTTCCACCATTGACCCATACCAATACGAGACTCACTAACTTGTATGTCTGTAGCACATTTGTAAAGCACATTTGTCAAATCAAAGTTTCTTTGTCATATGCAGAGGTTACAGCATAGTGCCCACAGTACAATGTAATAACAGTGTATGTTTGTCCCCCTCCCTCCAGAGAGTCCAGGCAGCACTGCAGGCGGTGAATGCTGTCCAGGGTGGCACCATGTTGGGCTCTACCATGACCAGTATGGGGGGTGGGATGGGTGCTACCATGTCAgttggagggggagagatgggagcCAGAGGCATGGCCACCCAGAGCCCTGTCCTTAGAGTCATAGTAGAAAACCTCTTCTACCCCGTCACACTGGAAGTCCTGCACCAGGTACGCACACTCCACCAGTGTTTTTTAGTCATGAGTGTGTTCAAATGGTTTTCTTTTGCTTGTTGTCAAAATGCCTGCAGCAGGGATgtaacctgtgtgtgttctcccctGTAGATCTTCTCCAAGTATGGGTCTGTTCTGAAGATCATCACTTTCACTAAGAACAACCAGTTCCAGGCTCTGGTCCAATACGCTGACCCCATGACGGCACAGCACACCAAAATGGTacgtacaccccccccccacccataaAACTTTGAtttctccatctcgctctctatGCCGTCTCCAGATGGTCAGAACATCAATAATAGATGCTGTAAATGGACTTGCCTGAACTTCCACGCCCCTAatccctctgtgtctctgcagTCTCTAGACGGRCAGAACATCTATAACGGCTGCTGTACTCTGAGGGTGAGTTTCTCCAAGCTGACCAGCCTCAACGTGAAGTTTAACAACGATAAGAGCCGTGACTACACCAGACCTGACCTTTCTACTGGYGAGCAACACAACCCTCAGCCTGGAATGGACCAGCACGCGATGGCTGCTGCCGCCTTCGGTAACACACACACGTTAGACCGGTGTTTCTCACACTTTTTTTGTACCBGGAGCTAGCACGTAGCTACCAGGGTGCTCTTCTGGAGACTGTCAAACTGACACTGAAATCAGACTCATGTCtttttcccttccctctccctRTCTCCCACCTTCTATCTCTTTCCAGGGTCTCCAGGTCTGATCTCAGCGTCTCCTTATGGACACGGATTCCCCCAGGCCTTCACTCTACAGCAGGCTGCAGGTACATCCTCACATTAACACAGTCAGCTGGTTCACTCTACCTGTAGCCTACTACAAACCTGTTCTTACTCCGTTTATTACATAGCTATTACTACATTGTCAAATCATCGGTCGGTCTACTCCAGCTGCACAGGTTGGCCCTGGTGCTTGKGATAACYTGTGTStttctttgtgtgtgtctagGTTTGTCTATGCCCGGTGCCTTGGCGTCATTCGGTATGGGTCCAGGGGGCATGGCCGCTAGTCGTCTCGGCCTGCAAGCCCTCGGCGGTGGAGGAGGACAAGCTGGRGTCCTATTGGTCAGCAACCTCAACCCAGAGGTCAGGACTGTTACTAgccacacactctttctctcacccacAAGCACACCAGTATACATCCTTTATCGTACAAGCACACCATAGTAAACTTTTCCTCTGAGCCCTTTAAATGGGTGTGTCTCCACAGTTTAGAACTAACAGTCTTCTGTTATCTTCCATTTCATGGCTTCCTTTTTGTCTATTCTTGAGTTGCTGGAGACACAATAGTCCTTATATAGAGACACCCCCCCATGTTATTGTACTGTATTATCTGACCTGTACTGTTGCATTGTTAATatgtctcttttctcctcctagTGTTGCCATAGTGACAGTGTTTTAGGCACTTTTGTGTTTACTGACCTTGTTCTTTTCTTTACCTCCTTTTCTTttattctctccctccccatctcatcCTGCTCTTTGCCCTTTATAAAAACTCACTCCTATGCCAACTCTTtcttctcatctttctctctctctctctcccctatctctctttctcctcctctccctctctttctcctcctctccctctctttctcctccatgtGATCCTCCCGTGGACCTCTTGGCTGCTGACTGCTggactccatccctccatccctgactccactctcctcctccactttacccctgtcccctccctctttctctctccccctccctggtTCCTCTACCTCCCCCTGCTGTTTATAAAGAGCGTTACACCAAACTGCCTCTTTATTCTCTTTGGTATGTTATTAGCCTTTCGTTTCCCTTTATGACTTTAGATTTTACATTTACCTACTGTTACCAATAATATTATATCATCACTGTACCTACCTCATTCAGTCTTCATTTACCCTTATATTGACctaaatatatactttttattattttatcattCTTTAATCTGTTTcactttatatatttatttaattaccAACTGGTACTGAATCTAACTATCTGTTACCTGGGCTGGTTTTCGTGTTGTGGTCTGTCTGCGCTGTTGGTCGGTCTGTCTCTGAATCAGAAATCCAAGCTCTCCTTTACATGAATCAGTCGTTTCATTTCAATGGCCAGAACTGAGTAGTGTGGTGGTATAGAACCTGTTGTCTGGGCATTACAGTAGTCTAGTCTGTCTGCTGTTGATCAAGACGATCACATTGCAACACTGACATTACAACTAAGTCTCTTTCTTCATGAAAAATGCATCTGGTTTGGAGTGTTTGCTGTgttttaacctgtgtgtgttctccaggtGTGTATGGCGACGTGATGAGAGTGAAGATTCTGTTCAATAAGAAGGACAATGCTCTGGTCCAGATGGCTGATGGCACACAGGCTCAGCTAggtactgtgtgtatgtgaccgtgcgtctgtgtgttgttgtgttcgtTGAAGTAGTTAGTAGcacgtgtgtgttttggtgtttgaCGGGCTTGTCTTCTCCTCAGCGATGAGCCACCTGAACGGGGTGCGTCTCCAGGGCCGGTCTCTACGTGTCTCCATGTCAAAACACACCACCGTACAGCTGCCCAGAGAAGGTATGTACACACACTACCATGTCAAAACACACAGCTGCCCAGAGAAGGTATGTACATACTCTACCATGTCAAAACACACCACCGTACAGCTGCCCAGAGACGGTATGTACACACACTACCATGTCTAAACACACAGCTGCCCAGAGAGATGGTATGGACCGTCTAACatccactactgttgtgtcatgaCATGTTCTACTCTATCCTATTCAAGGCCATGAGGACCAGGGGTTGACTAAGGACTATGCCACTTCTCCTCTCCACCGTTTTAAGAAGCCTGGCTCCAAAAACTACAACAACATCTACCCTCCCTCTGGCACACTGCACCTCTCCAACATaccgtacgtacacacacacacacacacaacatcccctTTGTTTGAGTGTCCTATTGCTTTCTCTGCTaatgctttctctttctctctctagtcctgcagtaggagaggaggatctgaaggCACTGTTCAGCAGTTCAGGAGCTTCAGTCACGGCCTTCAAGTTCTTCCAGTAAGTCTCAACATCCAACTACACTTTTATGACGTCACTACCTAATGatcaaattaaactttatttgtcacatgcgccgaatacaacaagtgtagactttaccgtgaaatgcttacttacaagcccataacccaACAGTGCASttcaagaagagttaagaaaatatttaccaagtagactaaaataaaagtaacacaataacaaggttatatacagggggcaccggtactgagtcagtgtgcgggggtacaggttagttgaggtaattaatGTGCTTGTCTTTATGACATCTTTACCTAATGATGTAATAGTCTTTGTGGCATCACTGCCCGACAATGTTAAGGTCATTATGATGTCACTACCCAATGGTGGAATGGTCTTTATTGCATCACTACCTGACGATGTTCTTGTCTTTATGACATCACTACCTGATGTAATGTGGAATCCTCTTTCCTGGTGTGTGTATAGGAAGGACCGTAAGATGGCTCTGATCCAGATGAGCTCAGTGGAGGAAGCTGTTGAGAGTCTCATCGAGTTCCACAACCATGACCTGGGAGATAACCACCACCTCAGAGTGTCTTTCTCCAAATCTACCATCTAACACAATCACTCACACACAGCTGTAACTACAGAGTATAGACCAAACCTGTTTATCAGAATGCCTTCCACYTCGTTTGTATGTCAAGTCTTATTCCACACGAGACACACTTAATCATTCCTTTATACTTGTTTAAGTTTTATCATTATTTTTACacaattatttacatttactatggaTATAATCGgttcatattttattttagtaGTTCGACTTCTATGGAAGGAAACTCACAGAACTCTCCAAGATGCACATCTAGTATTTCTGTTTCTACACTCTGCAGAATGCACATCTAGTCTTTCTGTTTCTAGattacaatgttttattttttccatTTGATATACTAAAAAAATCCATTGATttaatgttttctgtttctactgTCTGTCCTTGGGATCTTCACCACTAGTCATATTGCTCTAACAAAATGCCTTTCAGCAACAGTCTAGTGCCTTAACCAGACCAGCCGGCTAGCCTTTCCATGCTATTACATTGATTTTATACGATTGGACTCTCAAAAAAGCTTTTTCTTTGAATGTcaataatttgatttgaaatatatgGCTGTGGTCTTCCCTTTTTGATTTCTAGATGTACACTATGCATTCCATTGTATTTTTGTAACATTAGTAGTTCTATACTCTCTCATTTTCTATACCTTGTACTGTTTGATATCTACCGGTCACTGTGCCTCAAGTCTTAATTCTTGCTCCAGAGGTGCCACTTAAAATCATGCAGCATTTAGTCTTTAGTGCCTACTTCACCcctaatattttacacacacacacatgcaatactCCAATTTTATTTCACACAGCCTTAGGTATTTGGTGCCTACaacacaaatgtatttattacctTTGTTCTGGCACTGACTGTCTATATATGGCTTTTGCTATAGATTCTTCTGTAGCATAAACGGTTTCATGTAGCTATTGATGGTTGATGTTATTGAGGACCAGAGTACCTACCACCCCTTGTCAGTTTAAAAGACAATGTTCTAAACTCTCTTTTCTCCCATTGGTTTGATTCTATGGTCCAAATTGAAAGACTGCCTCTAgggattttattttgttttcattttataCCTAATCAGTCAGCCACTAGATTTAAAAATAGTAATTTTGAGTGATATTTGGTTTCTTGTCCCATTTCTGTTTAATTACAGTTAAATTCCTCTGTTGGTAGATTACTTTAAGcatgaatatatatatactgtaggttgaCCTAGTTGATGATATCACAGTGGATAGCTGTGAGGTAGTTCTGTATTCCTCTCCTGGTGACGGTTGTCGCTTTTATTTTCCATTATGGGTTTTATTGGGGTCAGGGGTCAACAGGATGTTATGCCATGAAGCAGGAGGAGGGTTTTTGTCTGTCTATATTTKGTGTTTTTGTACAACAGTGATTTGGATTGTACCACAGATTCCATTTCATTCCAACATGTATATTTTGATATATAGTTAACAAACGTTGATTCCAACATGTATATTTTGATATAAAGGTAATGCCAGCTTTCTCTGGAGGGCTGTAAAGATGAGTTTTGTATCACAAAGAAATTAAAGTTAATGGAACACAGCCTTGTGTTTTTGATGTTTGCTGATTTCCAAATGGCCCCCTAGTCTCAAGGCACTACCCCTGGCCCCTAGTCCCTATAGGCACACTTGTTGATCTGAAAAGATGTGAGCGGTTTAAGTAAGCTTCTTTGCCTTCTGATAGGCTTGGGAATGACCCTCTCACTGGTCAATCCCTGTATGGCCACTTGGTGGAGCCAGAGCCAAGTATAGATCACTCCAGGAAAATAATATGGCACTAGGTGGAGCCATCTCTCGCTCTGACTTTGTCCCCACTGATACAGAGGTGACTTTACCTTGTGATTATTTCTCTGACTTTCCCCATTGCTACGAAGATGACTTTTRTGCCAATTCGATAGGATtaaatgaatagaacaggcggATCATTGACTTCAACtactgttctattcattctatttctatgcatttaatcctatctgATAACTGAAATCCAGATAGTGGTTAGATTATTATACATGCATAACCTAAATAATMTAATAATAAACTAACCATTCTAACCCAAACAACCCAGACCCAGCTGCATGTTGTCTGACTGAATTATTCATACGGTGGCTGTCTGGAGCACGCATGTTTAAACGACacacctctcatccctccctctcagtctcctgtctcgctcctctccatctctctgccggTCTGCAGCGTGCTGTTAAACACACACCTCTcgtcctctaccctccctcctagTCTTCCTGTctcactcctccatctctctgcggTCTGCAGCATGCATGTTTAAACACacacctctcatccctccctcctcagtcttctgtctcgctcctctccatctctctgccgtCTGGAGCGTGCATGTTTAAACACacacctctcatccctccctcctagTCTTCTGTCtcgctcctccatctctctgccgGTCTGGAGCGTGCATGTTTAAACACAcaccttcatccctccctcctagTCTTCTGTCtcgctcctccatctctctgccgGTCTGGAGCGTGCATGTTTAAACACacacctctcatccctctcctcctagTCTTCTGTCTCGCTCCCTCATCTCTCTGCCGGTCTGAGACGTGCATGTttaaacacacacctctctccctctccctctagtcttctgtctcgctcctctcccatctctcttatTCTCTTCTTCCTATTGCCGGTTCAGAGCGTGCAATGTTTAAACACacacctctcatccctccctcctagtctcctgtctcgctcctctccatctctctgccggTTCAGAGCGTGCATGTTTAAACACACATGCAGGAGGATGAAGTAGCTTGTAGATGCTCTACCCAACACACGAGCAGAACAGGGTTGAGCAACCCTGGAGCTGTGTGagcttaagtgccttgctcaagggcgcaAAGGCAGTATGTAGGACATGGGATAGAGGCCACTGCCAGCAGCCCTCCGGCTGTCTGCTCACTCCCGGCAGATATTCCCCATGAGCCCTGGGATCTGAATTGGCAACCCTCCGGTTACTGGCCCGCTTCATATCCTTTACAAGGGCagttctaatatatatatatatatatatatagtaccagtcaaaagtttggacgcacctacttattccagggtttttctttatttgtactattagaataatagtggagacatcaaaactatgaaataacacatatggaatcatgtagtaaccaaaaaagtgttaaacaaatcaaaatatattttacatttgagattcttcaaagtagccaccctttgccttgacagctttgcacactcttggcattctctcaaccattttcatgaggtatgccttgttaaaaattaatttgtggaatttctttccttaatgcatttgaggcaatcacttgtgttgtgacaaggtaggggtggtatacagaagatagccctatttggtaaacgaccaagtccattttatggcaagaagagctcaagagcaaagagaaacgacagtccatcattactttaagacatgaaggtcagtcaatacggaaaagttgcaaaaaccatcaagcgctatgaagaaactggctctcatgaggaccaccataggaaaggaaaacccagagttaactttgctgcagaggattaattaattagagttaacagcctcagaaattgcagcccaaataaatgcttcacagagttcaagtaacagacacatctcaacatcaactgttcagaggagactgcatgaatcaggccttcatggtcgaatttcaaagaaacccctactaaaggacaccaataagaagaagagacttgtttgggccaagaaacacgagcaatggacattagaccggtggaaatctgtcctttggtccgatgagtccaaatttgagatttttggttccaaccgccgtgtctttgtcagacgcagagtaggtgaacagattatctctgcatgtgtggttcccaccgtgaagcatggaggtgtgatggtgccttgctggtgacactgtcggtgatttatttagaattcaaggcacacttaaccagcatggcaaccatagcattctgcagcgatacgccatcccatctggtttgcgcttagt encodes the following:
- the LOC112074452 gene encoding polypyrimidine tract-binding protein 1 isoform X2, which translates into the protein MEGHKLDADLYPMGPGYVTDIDVSVGTKRGSDELFSSYIMTPANGNDSKKFKGEMRSPSAPSRVIHLRQLPGDIQDSEVISMGMPFGKVTNLLMMKGKNQAFLEMNTVDQAQTMVNYYATVTPLIRQQPVFMQYSNHKELKTDNSPNQVRVQAALQAVNAVQGGTMLGSTMTSMGGGMGATMSVGGGEMGARGMATQSPVLRVIVENLFYPVTLEVLHQIFSKYGSVLKIITFTKNNQFQALVQYADPMTAQHTKMSLDGQNIYNGCCTLRVSFSKLTSLNVKFNNDKSRDYTRPDLSTGEQHNPQPGMDQHAMAAAAFGSPGLISASPYGHGFPQAFTLQQAAGLSMPGALASFGMGPGGMAASRLGLQALGGGGGQAGVLLVSNLNPESVTPNCLFILFGVYGDVMRVKILFNKKDNALVQMADGTQAQLAMSHLNGVRLQGRSLRVSMSKHTTVQLPREGMYILYHVKTHHRTAAQRRYVHTLPCLNTQLPREMVWTV
- the LOC112074452 gene encoding polypyrimidine tract-binding protein 1 isoform X1, which produces MEGHKLDADLYPMGPGYVTDIDVSVGTKRGSDELFSSYIMTPANGNDSKKFKGEMRSPSAPSRVIHLRQLPGDIQDSEVISMGMPFGKVTNLLMMKGKNQAFLEMNTVDQAQTMVNYYATVTPLIRQQPVFMQYSNHKELKTDNSPNQVRVQAALQAVNAVQGGTMLGSTMTSMGGGMGATMSVGGGEMGARGMATQSPVLRVIVENLFYPVTLEVLHQIFSKYGSVLKIITFTKNNQFQALVQYADPMTAQHTKMSLDGQNIYNGCCTLRVSFSKLTSLNVKFNNDKSRDYTRPDLSTGEQHNPQPGMDQHAMAAAAFGSPGLISASPYGHGFPQAFTLQQAAGLSMPGALASFGMGPGGMAASRLGLQALGGGGGQAGVLLVSNLNPESVTPNCLFILFGVYGDVMRVKILFNKKDNALVQMADGTQAQLAMSHLNGVRLQGRSLRVSMSKHTTVQLPREGHEDQGLTKDYATSPLHRFKKPGSKNYNNIYPPSGTLHLSNIPPAVGEEDLKALFSSSGASVTAFKFFQKDRKMALIQMSSVEEAVESLIEFHNHDLGDNHHLRVSFSKSTI